A single window of Nematostella vectensis chromosome 4, jaNemVect1.1, whole genome shotgun sequence DNA harbors:
- the LOC5508870 gene encoding uncharacterized protein LOC5508870 — MIARKVMRKSQNVSPIFVRLLSSWQARDNIFKNTPSRPAECRFFITSSPFFSVEKKSSQVNRRLIPPYDTHHAIVQQLSQDAQLEKTDPSVHHFAMIERLHDLEERYRVRGYSLLRWGLGLVVMGVISLYLFREELRENVADEVADVASRSLGDENVVNKANEVTKQVLQDIINDPETTRLASNFVMSVLGQDDVRKSAVELTLFVLQNRETQAKVSEVAAQTLKDLINHPEMREIFLEYIKRLLLDESTKDVCKDLLQGVINDPVVKKFMEESFGDLVASSVVRNKAVELGKTVTHEVVSDIEIQKETGDALWTVVKKTVTPSWFSTEE; from the exons ATGATTGCGAGGAAAGTCATGCGCAAATCTCAAAACGTCTCGCCGATTTTTGTAAGATTATTGTCATCATGGCAAGCGAGAGataatattttcaagaataCTCCTTCGAGACCAGCAGAGTGCAgatttttcattacaagttctccATTCTTTTCTGTAGAAAAGAAGTCTTCCCAGGTAAATAGAAGGCTAATCCCCCCATACGATACCCATCATGCAATAGTGCAACAACTTAGCCAGGATGCACAATTAGAAAAGACTGACCCCAGTGTACACCACTTTGCTATGATTGAAAGACTGCATGACCTGGAGGAGCGATATCGTGTCCGTGGCTATTCACTCCTGCGCTGGGGCCTGGGACTGGTTGTTATGGGAGTGATCAGCCTGTATTTGTTCCGTGAAGAGCTCCGTGAGAATGTTGCTGACGAAGTAGCTGATGTTGCCAGCCGCTCATTAG GTGATGAAAATGTTGTAAATAAAGCAAACGAAGTTACCAAGCAAGTGCTTCAGGATATCATCAACGACCCAGAAACAACACGCCTTGCAAGTAACTTTGTGATGAGCGTGTTGGGCCAAGATGATGTTCGTAAATCTGCCGTGGAACTAACTCTTTTCGTACTCCAAAATCGTGAGACTCAGGCCAAGGTCAGTGAAGTAGCTGCACAGACACTAAAGGACTTGATCAATCATCCTGAGATGCGTGAAATATTTCTGGAGTACATCAAACGGCTGTTGCTTGATGAAAGCACTAAAGATGTGTGTAAGGATTTACTTCAGGGAGTTATCAATGACCCAGTAGTCAAGAAATTTATGGAGGAATCATTTGGAGATCTTGTGGCTTCCTCTGTTGTTAGAAATAAGGCTGTTGAGCTTGGTAAGACTGTAACACATGAGGTTGTCAGCGATATTGAAATACAAAAAGAGACCGGGGATGCCCTGTGGACAGTGGTGAAAAAGACTGTAACACCAAGCTGGTTTAGCACTGAAGAGTGA
- the LOC5508854 gene encoding NF-kappa-B-repressing factor, with protein MADEAYSWETDFQWRSRRNFIETWRDEYPEDRLASLAMCWSNMKFFGCRYPEKVESLVNEMESKCPPVPKPEKRPPKRSIIIENFSVYEPSDQVQNLNPISILTESAQKSKKTINFQELQSTNLFTCAVIIQDKLVATGEASNKKDAKRNAAENALDVLKACQPVVKKRKIDHDAATKVTKTELTMKAYEEASVIPESNLGNQLLRKMGWKGSGGIGKEGQGRAEPVMVTGVDGKQGLGVNQDTALHKGSVHKVILDFINSSDQDMKFSPELSKEDRALVHQLSKRYGLRHQSYGKYAERYLVISKNLYECEK; from the exons atggcggacgaagCATACTCTTGGGAAACTGACTTTCAGTGGCGTTCACGCagaaattttatagaaacttgGAGAGATGAATATCCAGAAGATAGGCTTGCCTCACTTGCGATGTGCTGGTCGAATATGAAATTCTTTGGTTGTCGATATCCTGAAAAAGTCGAAAGTCTTGTCAATGAAATGGAATCGAAATGCCCGCCGGTGCCTAAGCCTGAGAAAAGACCACCAAAAAGATCTATTATTATCGAAAACTTTTCTGTATATGAGCCTTCTGATCAGGTTCAAAACTTGAACCCAATCAGCATATTGACTGAAAGTGCACAAAAATCGAAAAAGACTATTAATTTCCAAGAATTGCAGTCCACAAATCTGTTTACCTGTGCTGTGATTATTCAAGATAAACTAGTAGCCACGGGCGAAGCATCAAACAAGAAGGATGCTAAGAGAAATGCTGCCGAGAACGCGCTTGATGTGTTAAAAGCCTGTCAGCCCGTTgtcaagaaaagaaaaatcgaTCACGATGCCGCCACTAAAGTCACAAAAACAGAGCTGACTATGAAGGCATACGAGGAAGCATCAGTTATCCCAGAGTCAAACTTGGGCAACCAGCTCTTACGTAAGATGGGCTGGAAAGGCTCAGGCGGAATAG GTAAAGAAGGCCAAGGTAGAGCAGAACCTGTCATGGTGACTGGAGTGGATGGTAAACAAGGGCTAGGTGTCAATCAAGACACAGCATTACACAAGGGCTCAGTTCATAAAGTCATCCTGGATTTCATCAATTCCAGTGACCAAGACATGAAATTCTCCCCTGAACTATCTAAAGAAGACCGAGCATTAGTACATCAACTGTCAAAAAGATATGGACTTCGGCACCAGTCATATGGCAAATATGCAGAGAGATACTTAGTCATTAGTAAAAACCTTTATGAATGTGAAAAATGA